From Herbiconiux flava, one genomic window encodes:
- a CDS encoding LLM class flavin-dependent oxidoreductase yields the protein MQFGIFTVSDVTTDPTTGRTPDDTERTRAILTIAQHADQAGLDVFATGEHHNPPFVASSPTTMLGYLAGTTENIVLSTSTTLITTNDPVKIAEDYAMLQVISNGRMDLMMGRGNTGPVYPWFGKDIRAGIPLAVENYALLRRLWEEEVVDWEGKFRTPLQGFTSTPRPLDGVPPFVWHGSIRSPQIAEQAAYYGDGFFHNNIFWPIQHTEQMVSLYRSRFEHHGHGRADQAIVGLGGQFFARKNSQDAIDEFRPYFDNAPVYGHGPSMEDFTEQTPLTVGSPQQIIDRYATMRDHVGDYQRQMFLIDHAGLPLKTVLEQIDILAEEIVPALREINDSQRPAGVPSNPPSHAERVAAARAAGAVGEGHVAGEDHWTGSTAEDDRTPAAAGAHTGAAFGL from the coding sequence ATGCAGTTCGGAATCTTCACCGTCAGCGACGTCACCACCGACCCCACGACGGGCCGTACCCCGGATGACACCGAGCGCACCCGCGCCATCCTGACCATCGCCCAGCACGCCGACCAGGCGGGCCTCGACGTCTTCGCCACGGGCGAGCACCACAACCCGCCGTTCGTCGCCTCCTCGCCCACCACCATGTTGGGCTACCTCGCGGGCACGACCGAGAACATCGTGCTGTCGACCTCGACGACCCTGATCACCACGAACGACCCGGTGAAGATCGCCGAGGACTACGCGATGCTCCAGGTCATCTCGAACGGCCGCATGGACCTCATGATGGGCCGCGGCAACACCGGGCCGGTCTACCCCTGGTTCGGCAAGGACATCCGGGCGGGCATCCCGCTCGCCGTCGAGAACTACGCGCTGCTCCGCCGCCTCTGGGAGGAGGAGGTCGTGGACTGGGAGGGCAAGTTCCGCACCCCGCTGCAGGGCTTCACCTCGACGCCCCGCCCGCTCGACGGCGTGCCGCCGTTCGTCTGGCACGGCAGCATCCGCAGCCCGCAGATCGCCGAGCAGGCCGCTTACTACGGCGACGGCTTCTTCCACAACAACATCTTCTGGCCCATCCAGCACACCGAGCAGATGGTGTCGCTCTACCGCAGCCGCTTCGAGCACCACGGGCACGGCCGCGCCGACCAGGCGATCGTGGGCCTCGGCGGGCAGTTCTTCGCCCGCAAGAACTCGCAGGACGCCATCGACGAGTTCCGCCCCTACTTCGACAACGCCCCCGTCTACGGCCACGGCCCGTCGATGGAGGACTTCACCGAGCAGACGCCGCTCACCGTCGGCTCGCCGCAGCAGATCATCGACCGCTACGCCACCATGCGTGACCACGTCGGCGACTACCAGCGCCAGATGTTCCTGATCGACCACGCCGGGCTGCCGCTGAAGACGGTGCTCGAGCAGATCGACATCCTGGCCGAGGAGATCGTGCCCGCCCTGCGCGAGATCAACGACTCCCAGCGCCCCGCCGGTGTGCCGAGCAACCCGCCGTCGCACGCCGAGCGCGTCGCCGCCGCCCGGGCCGCGGGCGCGGTGGGCGAGGGCCACGTCGCCGGTGAGGACCACTGGACCGGTTCCACCGCCGAGGACGACCGCACCCCGGCCGCCGCGGGCGCCCACACCGGGGCTGCCTTCGGCCTCTGA
- a CDS encoding tetratricopeptide repeat protein, whose product MSTTDARWQSRVDDLWARFDDYDPEAFVAELERVTAEAADDVPRAVVEFERAGGFDSVGRTEEAVPLYRAALEAGSDGREPGLDAWRRRQATVQLASSLRALGQAEEAVALLEAEAAHPIIGDDENAREAEKLQDAVLAFLALALADAGREREAVGVALGALAPHVPRYRRSLTNYAAALRGPTD is encoded by the coding sequence ATGAGCACGACGGATGCACGCTGGCAGTCCCGGGTCGACGATCTCTGGGCGCGGTTCGACGACTACGACCCCGAGGCGTTCGTGGCCGAGCTCGAGCGCGTCACGGCCGAGGCCGCCGACGACGTGCCCCGCGCCGTGGTCGAGTTCGAGCGCGCCGGCGGCTTCGACTCGGTCGGCCGCACCGAGGAGGCCGTGCCGCTCTACCGCGCGGCGTTGGAGGCGGGATCCGACGGCCGGGAGCCGGGGCTCGACGCGTGGCGGCGGAGGCAGGCGACGGTGCAGCTGGCGAGCTCGCTCCGCGCCCTCGGGCAGGCCGAGGAGGCGGTGGCACTGCTCGAGGCGGAGGCCGCGCATCCGATCATCGGAGACGACGAGAACGCCCGCGAGGCCGAGAAGCTGCAGGACGCGGTGCTCGCCTTCCTCGCGCTCGCCCTGGCCGACGCCGGCCGGGAGCGCGAGGCCGTGGGGGTCGCGCTGGGGGCGCTCGCGCCGCACGTGCCGCGCTATCGGCGCTCCCTCACGAACTACGCCGCCGCCCTGCGCGGGCCCACCGACTGA
- a CDS encoding tryptophan synthase subunit alpha, protein MTYDEHLPRGHASLEVLRAEAADELATIVQERLLSGEDPWDFMDELPTVDELVVYLLRADNIASNGGRRPSAARNYRVLRQIALDHPDLTPSVWRLIGDKDAPDWAPGPGRNGSIARPGAPDTADTPDRRAG, encoded by the coding sequence GTGACGTACGACGAGCATCTGCCCCGGGGGCACGCCAGCCTCGAGGTGCTGCGGGCCGAGGCGGCCGACGAGCTCGCCACGATCGTGCAGGAGCGGCTGCTCTCGGGCGAAGACCCGTGGGACTTCATGGACGAGCTGCCCACCGTCGACGAGCTCGTGGTCTACCTCCTGCGTGCCGACAACATCGCCTCGAACGGCGGGCGTCGGCCTTCCGCGGCGCGCAACTACCGCGTGCTGCGGCAGATCGCGCTCGATCACCCCGACCTCACCCCCTCGGTCTGGCGCCTCATCGGCGATAAAGACGCTCCCGACTGGGCCCCGGGCCCCGGCCGCAACGGCTCGATCGCCCGCCCGGGCGCCCCCGACACCGCCGACACCCCCGACCGCCGCGCCGGCTGA
- a CDS encoding neutral zinc metallopeptidase: MTFDPNAKIDSGKVSKRGRGVAIGGGSVVVVVGLFLLSQLTGIDLTGLAGGGSGGSDSSQDQAVSCETGADANAGTDCLITGAATSLDVYWTDAAAQVGAQYRAPGDIILFEQTTNTGCGQATSAVGPFYCPPDQQIYLDTEFFDELRTQFGASGGTLSQMYVIAHEWGHHIQNLTGVLASENSGDTGPASASVRTELQADCYAGSWVGAASTIADADGTTFLEPVTDAQIADALNAASVIGDDRIQEKSSGQVNPEAWTHGSSQSRQKWFSAGLAGGPTACDTFGVDASQL; this comes from the coding sequence ATGACATTCGACCCGAACGCGAAGATCGACTCCGGCAAGGTCTCGAAGCGGGGTCGCGGGGTCGCGATTGGCGGCGGCAGCGTGGTCGTCGTCGTGGGGCTGTTCCTGCTGTCGCAGCTCACGGGCATCGACCTGACCGGGCTCGCCGGCGGCGGCAGCGGTGGCTCGGACAGCTCGCAGGACCAAGCCGTCTCATGCGAGACCGGCGCCGACGCCAACGCCGGCACCGACTGCCTGATCACCGGCGCGGCGACCTCGCTCGACGTCTACTGGACGGATGCGGCCGCGCAGGTGGGGGCGCAGTACCGGGCGCCGGGCGACATCATCCTGTTCGAGCAGACGACGAACACCGGCTGCGGCCAGGCCACCAGCGCCGTCGGGCCCTTCTACTGCCCGCCCGACCAGCAGATCTACCTCGACACCGAGTTCTTCGACGAGCTGCGCACGCAGTTCGGGGCGAGCGGCGGCACGCTGTCGCAGATGTACGTGATCGCGCACGAGTGGGGACACCACATCCAGAACCTGACCGGGGTGCTGGCGTCGGAGAACTCGGGCGACACGGGGCCCGCCTCGGCGTCGGTGCGCACCGAGCTGCAGGCCGACTGCTACGCCGGATCGTGGGTCGGGGCGGCGTCGACCATCGCGGACGCCGACGGCACGACGTTCCTCGAGCCGGTCACCGACGCCCAGATCGCGGATGCGCTGAACGCCGCCTCGGTGATCGGCGACGACCGCATCCAGGAGAAGAGCAGCGGGCAGGTGAACCCGGAGGCGTGGACGCACGGGTCGAGTCAGTCGCGGCAGAAGTGGTTCTCGGCGGGGCTGGCGGGCGGGCCGACGGCCTGCGACACCTTCGGCGTCGACGCCTCGCAGCTCTGA
- a CDS encoding GntR family transcriptional regulator, translating into MRVMARAGELAYEALRSEILSWQLAPGAVLAEVELSGRLGISRTPVREALARLVADGLVEPQGGRGLIVTPVSAANVTELFELRRALETEAAALAARRRSAPVFVALQNELREVPALLTDPDPGRHAYYDLAVRFDAAIDEAVRNPFLVQALTGVRTHLARLRRLSRDNPARLLEAAREHLLIVDAIVDGDPQLAADATRVHLARSLRATLGSLDADPPTTPARASGPTDAPGDATTDATGDATTDAASDAPGDATQTYQPLTTPPKGAPAR; encoded by the coding sequence ATGCGCGTGATGGCCCGCGCCGGTGAACTCGCCTACGAGGCGCTGCGCTCCGAGATCCTGTCGTGGCAGCTCGCGCCGGGCGCCGTGCTGGCCGAGGTGGAGCTCTCGGGCCGTCTCGGCATCTCCCGCACCCCCGTGCGCGAGGCCCTCGCCCGGCTCGTCGCCGACGGTCTTGTGGAGCCGCAGGGCGGCCGCGGCCTCATCGTCACGCCGGTCTCGGCGGCGAACGTGACCGAGCTCTTCGAGCTGCGGCGTGCGCTGGAGACCGAGGCGGCCGCACTCGCGGCCCGCCGCCGGAGCGCCCCCGTCTTCGTCGCCCTGCAGAACGAGCTGCGGGAGGTGCCCGCCCTGCTGACCGATCCCGACCCGGGCCGCCATGCCTACTACGACCTCGCCGTCCGCTTCGACGCGGCCATCGACGAGGCCGTGCGGAACCCGTTCCTCGTGCAGGCTCTGACCGGCGTGCGCACCCACCTGGCGCGCCTGCGTCGGCTCTCCCGCGACAATCCCGCGCGGCTGCTCGAGGCGGCCCGCGAGCACCTCCTCATCGTCGACGCCATCGTCGACGGCGACCCGCAGCTCGCGGCCGACGCCACCCGGGTGCACCTCGCGCGGAGCCTCCGCGCCACGCTCGGCTCCCTCGACGCCGACCCGCCCACGACCCCCGCGCGAGCATCCGGCCCCACCGACGCCCCCGGCGACGCCACCACCGATGCCACCGGCGACGCCACCACCGATGCCGCCAGCGACGCCCCGGGCGACGCCACCCAGACCTACCAGCCCCTCACCACCCCACCGAAAGGCGCCCCCGCCCGATGA
- a CDS encoding MmgE/PrpD family protein — MNLHDVRVHRSDENLPREGQLAHKIARVAADPVAVSPEVTEMVINRVIDNAAVAVASITRGPGVAARAQALDHPYAPGASVFGVTGGYSPEWAAWANGVAVRELDYHDTFLAAEYSHPGDNIPPILAVAQHVGRTGADLVRGIATGYEIQVDLVKAISLHEHKIDHVAHLGPSAAAGIGTLLGLDVETIFQAVGQALHTTTATRQSRKGEISTWKAHAPAFAGKMAVEAVDRAMRGQTSPTPIYEGEDGVIAWLLDGPDARYDVPLPADGEAKRAILDTYTKEHSAEYQAQAWIDLARKLNREHPETTDPANVVSVTIHTSHHTHFVIGSGANDPQKYDPTASRETLDHSIPYIFTVALQDGAWHHVDSYSPARAARPDTVELWQKVQTLEDPEWTRRYHSLDPAEKAFGGRVEIVLADGSTVVDEIAVADAHPLGARPFARADYVQKFRTLAAGVIEEAEIERFLALAERLPTLTVDEVRQLNVVARPGLLEGITTPKGLF; from the coding sequence ATGAACCTCCACGACGTGCGCGTGCACCGCAGCGACGAGAACCTCCCCCGCGAGGGCCAGCTGGCCCACAAGATCGCACGGGTCGCCGCCGATCCGGTCGCGGTGTCCCCCGAGGTGACCGAGATGGTCATCAACCGCGTGATCGACAACGCCGCCGTCGCGGTCGCGAGCATCACCCGCGGTCCGGGCGTCGCCGCCCGCGCCCAGGCGCTCGACCACCCCTACGCCCCGGGCGCCTCCGTCTTCGGCGTGACCGGCGGGTACAGCCCCGAGTGGGCCGCCTGGGCGAACGGCGTCGCCGTGCGCGAGCTCGACTACCACGACACCTTCCTCGCGGCCGAGTACTCGCACCCGGGCGACAACATCCCGCCGATCCTCGCGGTGGCCCAGCACGTCGGCCGCACCGGTGCCGACCTCGTGCGCGGCATCGCCACGGGCTACGAGATCCAGGTCGACCTGGTGAAGGCGATCAGCCTGCACGAGCACAAGATCGACCACGTCGCGCACCTCGGCCCGTCGGCCGCCGCCGGCATCGGCACCCTGCTCGGCCTCGATGTCGAGACGATCTTCCAGGCCGTCGGCCAGGCGCTGCACACGACCACCGCCACCCGCCAGTCCCGCAAGGGCGAGATCTCCACCTGGAAGGCGCACGCCCCGGCCTTCGCCGGCAAGATGGCCGTCGAGGCGGTCGACCGGGCGATGCGCGGCCAGACCAGCCCCACCCCGATCTACGAGGGCGAGGACGGTGTGATCGCGTGGCTCCTCGACGGGCCGGATGCGCGCTACGACGTCCCGCTCCCCGCCGACGGCGAGGCGAAGCGCGCCATCCTCGACACCTACACGAAGGAGCACTCGGCCGAGTACCAGGCTCAGGCGTGGATCGACCTGGCCCGCAAGCTCAACCGCGAGCATCCGGAGACCACCGACCCGGCGAACGTGGTGAGCGTGACGATCCACACCAGCCACCACACCCACTTCGTGATCGGCTCGGGCGCGAACGACCCGCAGAAGTACGACCCGACGGCCAGCCGGGAGACGCTCGACCACTCCATCCCGTACATCTTCACCGTCGCGCTGCAGGACGGCGCCTGGCACCACGTCGACTCGTACAGCCCGGCGCGGGCGGCGCGACCCGACACCGTCGAGCTCTGGCAGAAGGTGCAGACGCTCGAAGACCCCGAGTGGACGCGCCGCTACCACTCGCTCGACCCCGCCGAGAAGGCGTTCGGCGGACGCGTCGAGATCGTGCTCGCCGACGGCTCGACCGTCGTCGACGAGATCGCCGTGGCCGACGCGCACCCCCTCGGCGCCCGGCCCTTCGCCCGCGCCGACTACGTGCAGAAGTTCCGCACGCTCGCCGCCGGCGTGATCGAGGAGGCCGAGATCGAGCGCTTCCTCGCCCTCGCCGAGCGCCTGCCGACGCTCACGGTCGACGAGGTGCGGCAGCTGAACGTCGTCGCCCGCCCCGGCCTGCTCGAGGGCATCACCACCCCGAAGGGACTCTTCTGA
- the prpB gene encoding methylisocitrate lyase: MLYSTVPAHEKRAAFRSALSSGRLLRMPGAFNPLSARLIEEKGFDGVYISGAVIAADLGFPDIGLTTLSEVATRGGQISRMTNLPTLIDADTGFGEPMNVARTVQTLEDAGVSGLHIEDQVNPKRCGHLDGKAVVDADTAVKRIRAAADARRDPNLLIMARTDIRAVDGLGAAIDRAKQLVDAGADAIFPEAMADLSEFEAMRAAIDVPMLANMTEFGKSELFSVSQLESVGANLVIYPVSLLRIAMGAAERGLDALVAEGSLKSEVATMQTRARLYELLDYPAYNAFDSSVFDFEVPDAR; the protein is encoded by the coding sequence ATGCTGTACTCCACCGTTCCGGCGCACGAGAAGCGCGCCGCCTTTCGCTCGGCGCTGAGTTCCGGCCGACTGCTCAGGATGCCCGGCGCCTTCAACCCGCTGAGCGCCCGCCTGATCGAGGAGAAGGGCTTCGACGGCGTCTACATCTCGGGCGCGGTCATCGCCGCCGACCTCGGCTTCCCCGACATCGGGCTCACCACGCTCAGCGAGGTGGCGACCCGCGGCGGCCAGATCTCGCGAATGACGAACCTGCCCACGCTGATCGACGCCGACACGGGCTTCGGCGAACCCATGAACGTCGCCCGCACGGTGCAGACGCTCGAGGACGCCGGGGTCTCCGGCCTGCACATCGAGGACCAGGTCAACCCGAAGCGGTGCGGACACCTCGACGGCAAGGCGGTGGTCGACGCCGACACGGCGGTCAAGCGCATCCGGGCCGCCGCCGACGCGCGCCGCGACCCGAACCTGCTGATCATGGCGCGCACCGACATCCGCGCCGTCGACGGCCTCGGCGCCGCGATCGACCGCGCCAAGCAGCTCGTCGACGCGGGCGCCGACGCGATCTTCCCCGAGGCGATGGCCGACCTGTCGGAGTTCGAGGCGATGCGCGCCGCGATCGACGTGCCGATGCTCGCGAACATGACCGAGTTCGGCAAGAGCGAGCTGTTCTCGGTGTCGCAGCTCGAGTCGGTGGGCGCGAACCTCGTGATCTACCCGGTCTCGCTGCTGCGCATCGCGATGGGCGCCGCCGAGCGCGGGCTCGACGCACTCGTCGCCGAAGGTTCACTGAAGAGCGAGGTCGCCACGATGCAGACGCGTGCCAGACTCTACGAACTGCTCGACTACCCGGCTTACAACGCGTTCGACTCCTCGGTCTTCGATTTCGAGGTTCCGGATGCTCGCTGA
- a CDS encoding bifunctional 2-methylcitrate synthase/citrate synthase, producing the protein MTDAQEIKKGLAGVVVDHTAVSKVNPETNSLLYRGYPVQELAASCSFEQVAYLLWNGELPSDAELEAFERAERSQRALDPAVKRVIDELPLTAHPMDVVRTAVSVIGALDPSWDDSSEEGTLGKAVHLLAALPAIVAYDQRRRRGQELVEPDESLGYSANFLRMTFGDVPSDVVVKAFDVSMILYAEHSFNASTFTARVVTSTLSDLYSAVVAGIGALKGPLHGGANEAVMHVFDEIGTASAAEAWLDEALASKRKIMGFGHRVYKNGDSRVPTMKASLDTLVAEYDRPDLLDLYVALDEAMQSRKGIKPNLDYPSGPAYHLMGFDTEMFTPLFVASRIVGWTAHIREQLASNALIRPLSAYNGVDERHVPSA; encoded by the coding sequence ATGACCGATGCGCAGGAGATCAAGAAGGGGCTGGCCGGCGTCGTCGTCGACCACACGGCGGTCTCGAAGGTCAACCCCGAGACGAACTCGCTGCTGTACCGGGGGTACCCGGTGCAGGAGCTGGCGGCGTCGTGCTCCTTCGAGCAGGTCGCCTACCTGCTGTGGAACGGTGAGCTGCCTTCCGACGCCGAGCTCGAGGCCTTCGAGCGGGCCGAGCGGTCGCAGCGCGCCCTGGATCCGGCCGTGAAGCGGGTGATCGACGAGCTGCCGCTGACCGCGCATCCGATGGACGTCGTGCGGACGGCCGTCAGCGTGATCGGCGCGCTCGACCCCTCGTGGGACGACTCGTCGGAGGAGGGGACGCTCGGCAAGGCCGTGCACCTGCTCGCCGCGCTGCCCGCGATCGTGGCGTACGACCAGCGACGCCGCCGCGGGCAGGAGCTCGTGGAGCCCGACGAGTCGCTCGGGTACTCGGCGAACTTCCTGCGGATGACTTTCGGCGACGTGCCGTCGGACGTGGTCGTGAAGGCGTTCGACGTGTCGATGATCCTGTACGCGGAGCACTCGTTCAACGCCTCGACGTTCACCGCGAGGGTCGTGACCTCGACGCTCAGCGACCTGTACTCGGCGGTCGTCGCGGGCATCGGGGCGCTGAAGGGCCCGCTGCACGGCGGCGCCAACGAGGCGGTGATGCACGTGTTCGACGAGATCGGCACGGCTTCTGCGGCCGAGGCGTGGCTCGACGAGGCGCTGGCGTCCAAGCGCAAGATCATGGGCTTCGGGCACCGGGTGTACAAGAACGGCGACTCGCGGGTGCCGACGATGAAGGCCTCGCTGGACACGCTCGTGGCCGAGTACGACCGGCCCGATCTGCTCGACCTGTACGTGGCTCTGGACGAGGCGATGCAGTCCCGGAAGGGCATCAAGCCGAACCTCGACTACCCGTCGGGGCCGGCGTACCACCTGATGGGCTTCGACACCGAGATGTTCACGCCGCTGTTCGTGGCGTCGCGGATCGTGGGCTGGACGGCGCACATCCGCGAGCAGCTGGCGTCGAACGCGCTGATCCGGCCGCTGTCGGCGTACAACGGGGTCGACGAGCGGCACGTGCCTTCGGCCTGA
- a CDS encoding cation:proton antiporter, whose protein sequence is MDQADPVGIVLIAALAVAAPLVAAAVGRVARVPLVVFEILLGVLVGPSVLGWLGPSPFSGAIAEFGLALLFFMAGREIDFAAIAGRPIARAGLGWGISLVVAIAVGYLIAPDLEAAVFIGVALTSTALGTIMPMLRDAGELSTPFGRAVTAVGAVGEFGPLIAISLFLSGRSPGISAVVLIGFTAIALLGILAASRGPRTGLHRIVTTTLHTSGQFAVRLVLLAIAALVVLSVILGLDMLLGAFAAGVICRVLLSGVNKPDLELVDAKLEAVAFGFLVPVFFIYTGITFDLEALLADPVALVLLPVFAVLLLLVRGLPSILAAPAGSSRVDRAAIGLFGATGLPIIVAVTGIALDRQAILPGTAAALVGAGMISVLLYPLIGLTLRRRSRGGAPLPPDDEHVPVEA, encoded by the coding sequence ATGGACCAGGCTGATCCGGTCGGCATCGTGCTGATCGCGGCGCTCGCCGTGGCGGCTCCGCTCGTGGCCGCGGCCGTGGGCCGGGTGGCGCGCGTGCCGCTGGTGGTGTTCGAGATCCTGCTGGGCGTGCTGGTGGGGCCGAGCGTTCTCGGCTGGCTCGGCCCCAGCCCCTTCTCGGGAGCGATCGCCGAGTTCGGGCTCGCGCTGCTGTTCTTCATGGCGGGCCGCGAGATCGACTTCGCCGCCATCGCCGGCCGCCCGATCGCCCGGGCCGGCCTCGGCTGGGGCATCTCGCTCGTCGTCGCGATCGCGGTCGGCTACCTGATCGCCCCCGACCTCGAGGCCGCGGTGTTCATCGGCGTCGCCCTCACCTCCACCGCGCTCGGCACGATCATGCCGATGCTCCGCGACGCGGGCGAGCTGTCCACCCCGTTCGGCCGGGCCGTCACCGCGGTCGGCGCCGTGGGGGAGTTCGGGCCGCTGATCGCCATCTCGCTCTTCCTCAGCGGCCGCTCGCCCGGCATCTCGGCCGTCGTGCTGATCGGCTTCACGGCGATCGCGCTGCTGGGCATCCTGGCCGCCTCGCGCGGACCGCGCACCGGCCTCCACCGCATCGTCACCACGACTCTGCACACCAGCGGACAGTTCGCCGTGCGCCTCGTGCTGCTCGCGATCGCGGCGCTCGTGGTGCTGAGCGTGATCCTCGGGCTCGACATGCTGCTCGGCGCCTTCGCGGCCGGCGTGATCTGCCGGGTGCTGCTCTCGGGCGTGAACAAGCCCGACCTGGAGCTCGTCGACGCGAAGCTCGAAGCGGTCGCGTTCGGCTTCCTGGTGCCGGTGTTCTTCATCTACACGGGCATCACCTTCGACCTCGAGGCGCTCCTCGCCGACCCGGTCGCGCTCGTGCTGCTGCCGGTGTTCGCGGTGCTGCTGCTTCTCGTGCGGGGGCTGCCGAGCATCCTTGCGGCGCCCGCCGGATCCTCCCGCGTCGACCGTGCGGCCATCGGCCTGTTCGGTGCGACCGGCCTGCCGATCATCGTGGCGGTCACGGGCATCGCGCTCGACCGCCAGGCCATCCTCCCGGGCACGGCGGCGGCGCTGGTGGGCGCGGGGATGATCTCGGTGCTGCTGTACCCGCTGATCGGCCTGACGCTCCGCCGCCGCTCCCGCGGGGGCGCGCCGCTTCCGCCCGACGACGAGCACGTCCCGGTCGAGGCGTAG
- a CDS encoding nucleoside deaminase has protein sequence MTVPTLAPSDLAPADLAHLERAVALAAAARDRGDHPFGALLVTADGRAIEAMNTVNTGHDPIGHAETNLVRDSGQQLERDELAASTLYTSTEPCAMCTGAIYWADIPRVVFALSEEALRDLVDAQEGVPTLALPSREVFARGGRVVEVVGPVALPGATAVHEGYWDED, from the coding sequence ATGACCGTGCCGACGCTCGCGCCCTCCGACCTCGCCCCCGCAGACCTCGCGCACCTGGAGCGGGCCGTCGCGCTGGCGGCCGCCGCCCGCGACCGCGGCGACCACCCCTTCGGCGCCCTCCTCGTCACCGCCGACGGCCGCGCGATCGAAGCGATGAACACCGTCAACACGGGGCACGACCCCATCGGCCACGCCGAGACCAACCTCGTCCGCGACTCGGGGCAGCAGCTGGAGCGCGACGAGCTCGCCGCCTCCACGCTGTACACGAGCACCGAGCCCTGCGCGATGTGCACGGGGGCGATCTACTGGGCGGACATCCCGCGCGTGGTCTTCGCCCTGTCGGAGGAGGCGCTGCGCGACCTCGTCGACGCCCAGGAGGGCGTGCCGACGTTGGCCCTGCCGTCGCGCGAGGTGTTCGCCCGGGGCGGCCGCGTCGTCGAGGTCGTCGGCCCGGTCGCGCTCCCCGGGGCCACCGCCGTGCACGAGGGGTACTGGGACGAGGACTGA
- a CDS encoding Lrp/AsnC family transcriptional regulator encodes MARTDGTAAIDDIDERIVWELCREARLPNKELAERVGIAPSTCLVRVRALHASGVLRSFHAQPDWASLGLPIEAIVQVRLKAQARAEIRSYAQRVITLPNVLNVFFLGGADDFLIHVACTSTGQLRDFVATELSMDNSVASTQTNIVFDHLIGVQHMQQGSSWSEVREAL; translated from the coding sequence ATGGCGCGCACCGACGGAACAGCGGCGATCGACGACATCGACGAGCGGATCGTCTGGGAGCTCTGCCGCGAGGCCCGGCTGCCGAACAAGGAGCTGGCCGAACGCGTGGGCATCGCTCCGTCGACCTGCCTCGTGCGGGTGCGGGCGCTGCACGCGAGCGGGGTGCTGCGGTCGTTCCACGCGCAGCCCGACTGGGCGTCGCTCGGGCTGCCGATCGAGGCGATCGTGCAGGTGCGGCTGAAGGCGCAGGCGCGGGCCGAGATCCGCAGCTACGCGCAGCGGGTGATCACGCTGCCGAACGTCCTGAACGTGTTCTTCCTCGGCGGGGCCGACGACTTCCTGATCCACGTGGCGTGCACCTCGACGGGGCAGTTGCGCGACTTCGTGGCCACCGAGCTCAGCATGGACAACTCGGTCGCCTCGACGCAGACCAACATCGTCTTCGACCACCTGATCGGGGTGCAGCACATGCAGCAGGGCAGCTCGTGGAGCGAGGTGCGCGAGGCGCTGTAG